Proteins from a single region of Carassius carassius chromosome 37, fCarCar2.1, whole genome shotgun sequence:
- the LOC132118543 gene encoding interferon-induced very large GTPase 1-like — MKTEEENWETKIQKQRLRREKDLQEIEEKYKTEQEIWETKIQEQRLRREEDFEKRMEKEQKMWDEYYQSVKKERDELKKQTETLEREKGCLHVKHESEMEKMSIMMEEERQNHNTERRRREEAFTEHEKQYRNKIKEKEEQMQKYLEEMLKQMQDNERRKREEEKQEWIKQHKILTKEIQHEKSLKEEQCKVYEEKIKLIEQQKQDELERLQPVDSEEERQKDLESMKRCCSQTVCSLKRYETSQNQKLGPKNNEQLNKLYHRLDLTKRLQNKMRTKNILEIKSTLQSQEPQQEAELVNSFLQKLMNMNYSARYTVIKHRKKDRKQDYNHDIHPMDVQMAVFQCADGFLKQMMVTKLSQCQYALPLLVPDPFTQQIEFPLWTFRQINKSWKMKNSNNEIISQTQPVYKAETPMVSFFRFGSVSSSKSQLMNSLINEKHNTFFHRNCSGSSRTRLLMDGVVEIAWYCPSGKKTDAFDDCVAFCNLHGDAGENEEQYEILTSTASVNVLFLPDFGQKNQYKGLVRSLFRSPQPLICLLTENNCDKTELGDGKFIFGLLTKNQADLSEQIRETVRESLTKQKKTFKLEDVAKHTGIRVDEDDPECQRGKQAADQIMCLLRGKDPSTVKEAILPCQGKLWHDWCDMNKKLHHLEGENLEEDKSTKLKNMREIRQKQVKQGLSEFMRKFIETMKSQKDDEKNYFLRWMMNLLNDFTSENLCELHKVHAVKWQEVSTLKKVHKSDQLQTEQTNLENISEQINRTSFGLEHILREFGQIYESWASVKKNKKDHLQFDFCSLPSLAAEMMISGFPMELMDGDAAHVPLSWVTAVLDQLVKKLGDQKLFVLSVLGIQSSGKSTMLNAMFGLQFAVSAGRCTRGAFMQLIKVSEEMKTELKFDYILVVDTEGLRAPELSGRSTTHRDNEMATFVVGLGNMTLINILGENSSEMQDILQIVVQAFMRMNKVRLNPSCMFVHQNVSDITAGEKNTEGRRRLQEKLDNMTELAAREEVCDAEQFSDVIAFDIQEDVKYFPQLWEGSPPMAPPNPNYCENILELKQTIVTHASKSDGIMMTHLRDRIQDLWEALLNEQFVFSFKNSLEIMTYKKLETEYSKWTWSLRSAMLEIENKLHNKIENKVIHDIEESDLQKELNAKSEEVKKTMTDFFEEDRDANILNQWKDSFEIKIKELQENIVRETKRKLSAVLQQRHMKKMMDAERTHHENILFEKSKELALKLKGNANDENGMKTQFDSFWRRQTAAIIRDTPLVKDIDILRDIKKLLSERYESLPLDRMKESSQYKHMICLPNYSEYVQLKKSSGITGPLKNVYKKGKEMLGFALSEEDEIQIRALITDISEHTDKMIQSYNIAKMGYNNSCIQQLTDYIKTRLTQHEDGPKVKYVFKSEFFMDLVLYIFHKTKKTFTDQYKMFREANDPVLYFERKSVEYYSIFQKYCQGASSTAIFGEFVCKKLKDPIQQNVYKKTAKDLADEMRTNCESLNGNRSNLEKHILRKLAEKQDFNAYMTYIKNPKEHFKNFIRDAVSQYITERFKDSVRPKMENSIKLLEQMITEAAHESSKHVKEINGNTESWLLHFTQQLSDVLVFSKSDLTGVNQDDVEVRFLEDLIRRELPSTISDIISKFSTETFPVKLEHKDRPDEILIDYLCDCCWVQCPFCAAICTNTIENHPGDHSVPFHRNDGMNGWSYRGTTNLSIDICTSAVASDRSFYPNSSDETVLLKEYRKGGPKYASWSITPDLSELPYWKWFVCRFQTDLEKYYGKTYEGRGKIPDEWRKYSQEEAIESLNKYI; from the exons atgAAAACAGAAGAAGAGAACTGGGAGACAAAGATACAAAAGCAAAGACTGAGAAGAGAAAAAGATCTTCAAGAGATcgaagaaaaatacaaaacagaacaAGAGATCTGGGAGACAAAGATACAAGAACAAAGACTGAGAAGAGAAGAAGACTTTGAGAAAAGGATGGAGAAAGAACAAAAAATGTGGGATGAATATTATCAGAGtgttaaaaaagagagagatgaattaaaaaaacagactgaaacattGGAAAGAGAGAAAGGATGTCTTCACGTCAAACATGAATCAGAAATGGAAAAGATGAGCATAATGATGGAGGAAGAAAGACAGAATCACAAcacagagaggaggaggagagaggaagcatttactgaacatgaaaaacaatacagaaataAGATAAAAGAAAAAGAGGAGCAAATGCAGAAATATCTTGAGGAAATGCTAAAACAAATGCAAGATAATGAGAGAAGGAAGAGGGAGGAAGAAAAACAAGAATGGATAAAACAACACAAGATTCTCACAAAAGAAATCCAGCATGAAAAATCTCTGAAAGAAGAGCAATGTAAAGTATATGAAGAAAAGATTAAATTAATAGAACAGCAGAAGCAAGATGAACTAGAGAGACTACAACCAGTGGACAGTGAGGAAGAGAGACAAAAAGACTTGGAGAGCATGAAAAGGTGCTGCTCCCAAACCGTCTGTTCTCTAAAG AGATATGAAACTAGCCAAAACCAAAAGCTTGGACCAAAAAACAATGAACAGCTCAACAAACTTTACCACAGACTGGATCTGACAAAAAGGcttcaaaataaaatgagaacTAAAAACATTCTTGAAATCAAGTCTACACTTCAGTCCCAGGAGCCACAGCAAGAGGCTGAACTGGTAAACTCATTTCTACAAAAGCTGATGAACATGAACTACAGCGCAAGATACACTGtcataaaacacagaaaaaaagacagaaagcaAGACTACAATCATGATATTCACCCAATGGATGTTCAGATGGCCGTGTTTCAATGTGCTGATGGTTTCCTGAAGCAGATGATGGTGACTAAACTCTCACAGTGTCAGTATGCACTGCCTCTGCTTGTTCCTGATCCATTCACACAACAGATTGAGTTTCCTCTCTGGACATTCAGACAAATCAACAAGAGCTGGAAGATGAAGAACAGCAACAATGAGATCATCAGTCAAACCCAGCCGGTCTACAAGGCTGAGACTCCAATGGTGTCTTTCTTCAGGTTTGGCTCTGTGTCTTCATCTAAGTCTCAGCTGATGAACAGCCTCATCAATGAGAAACACAACACGTTCTTCCACAGGAACTGCTCAGGCAGCAGCAGAACCAGATTACTGATGGATGGAGTGGTGGAGATCGCCTGGTACTGTCCTTCTGGGAAAAAGACAGATGCATTTGATGACTGTGTTGCTTTCTGTAATCTTCATGGAGATGCAGGAGAGAATGAGGAACAATATGAGATTCTGACCAGTACGGCTTCAGTAAATGTCCTCTTCTTACCTGATTTTGGACAGAAAAACCAGTACAAGGGTTTGGTGAGATCACTCTTCAGATCTCCTCAACCTCTCATTTGTCTGCTGACTGAGAATAACTGTGATAAAACTGAACTAGGCGATGGGAAATTCATATTTGGTCTTTTAACAAAAAACCAAGCTGATTTATCTGAGCAAATAAGAGAGACTGTCAGAGAGAGTTTGACCAAACAGAAAAAGACTTTCAAGCTTGAAGATGTGGCCAAACACACAGGAATCAGAGTAGATGAGGATGATCCAGAGTGTCAGAGAGGAAAACAAGCAGCAGATCAGATCATGTGTTTACTGAGAGGAAAAGATCCATCAACTGTGAAAGAAGCAATCCTGCCCTGTCAGGGGAAACTGTGGCATGACTGGTGTGACATGAACAAAAAGCTGCATCATTTAGAAGGAGAAAATCTAGAGGAAGATAAAAGTACCAAACTAAAGAACATGAGAGAAATAAGACAAAAGCAAGTGAAACAAGGATTGAGTGAGTTTATGAGGAAATTTATTGAAACCATGAAATCACAGAAAGACGATGAAAAAAACTATTTCCTCAGATGGATGATGAACCTGTTGAATGACTTCACTTCGGAGAACCTCTGTGAACTTCATAAGGTGCATGCTGTGAAATGGCAAGAAGTCTCAACATTGAAAAAGGTTCACAAATCAGATCAACTGCAGACTGAACAAACAAATCTAGAAAACATATCAGAGCAAATTAACAGGACAAGTTTTGGCTTGGAGCACATCCTGAGAGAGTTTGGTCAGATCTATGAATCATGGGCATCTGTGAAGAAGAACAAGAAAGATCATCTGCAGTTTGACTTCTGTTCTCTCCCGAGTCTTGCAGCAGAGATGATGATCTCAGGTTTCCCCATGGAGCTGATGGATGGAGATGCTGCTCATGTTCCTCTCTCCTGGGTCACTGCTGTTCTAGATCAACTTGTTAAGAAACTGGGAGACCAGAAACTCTTTGTGCTGTCAGTTTTAGGGATTCAGAGCTCTGGGAAATCCACTATGCTGAATGCCATGTTTGGACTCCAGTTTGCGGTCAGTGCAGGCAGATGCACCAGAGGAGCTTTCATGCAGCTGATCAAAGTGTCAGAAGAGATGAAAACAGAGCTAAAGTTTGATTATATTCTGGTTGTTGATACAGAGGGACTTCGTGCACCAGAACTGTCTGGAAGGTCAACAACACATCGTGACAATGAGATGGCAACATTTGTTGTTGGTCTTGGAAATATGACCCTGATCAATATACTTGGAGAAAACTCATCTGAGATGCAGGACATTCTTCAGATTGTTGTCCAGGCCTTCATGAGGATGAATAAAGTCAGACTGAATCCAAGCTGCATGTTTGTGCATCAGAATGTCTCAGATATTACAGCTGGAGAGAAAAACACAGAGGGAAGGAGACGACTGCAGGAAAAACTGGACAACATGACAGAACTCGCTGCTAGAGAAGAAGTCTGTGATGCAGAACAATTCAGTGATGTGATTGCGTTTGATATCCAGGAAGATGTGAAGTATTTCCCGCAGCTCTGGGAGGGCAGTCCACCCATGGCTCCACCAAACCCAAACTACTGCGAGAACATTCTAGAACTGAAACAAACTATTGTAACACATGCTTCAAAATCAGACGGCATAATGATGACACACCTGAGAGACCGCATTCAAGATCTCTGGGAGGCTTTGCTTAATGAACAGTTTGTGTTCAGCTTCAAAAATTCTCTGGAAATCATGACATACAAGAAACTAGAGACAGAATACAGCAAGTGGACCTGGAGTCTTCGGAGTGCCATGCTGGAAATAGAAAACAAGCTTcacaataaaatagaaaataaagtaatTCATGACATTGAAGAATCTGATCTTCAAAAAGAACTAAATGCTAAAAGTGAAGAAGTGAAAAAGACAATGACTGATTTCTTTGAGGAAGACAGAGATGCAAATATACTGAATCAGTGGAAagattcatttgaaataaaaatcaaagaGCTTCAAGAAAACATTGTGAGAGAAACTAAGAGAAAATTAAGTGCTGTTCTTCAACAGCGTCACATGAAGAAAATGATGGATGCTGAGAGGACACATCATGAAAACATTCTCTTTGAAAAGAGCAAAGAACTTGCCCTAAAATTGAAAGGAAACGCAAATGATGAAAATGGAATGAAAACACAGTTTGATTCCTTTTGGAGACGACAGACGGCTGCGATCATCAGAGACACTCCTTTAGTCAAAGACATTGATATATTAAGAGACATAAAGAAGCTTCTCAGTGAAAGATATGAAAGTCTCCCTTTAGACCGCATGAAAGAGAGCAGTCAGTACAAACATATGATCTGTTTGCCAAACTATTCAGAATATGTACAGTTAAAGAAATCCAGTGGAATTACAGGACCTTTAAAAAATGTGTACAAAAAAGGTAAAGAGATGCTTGGTTTTGCTTTATCTGAAGAGGATGAAATCCAGATAAGAGCCTTGATCACCGACATTTCTGAGCACACAGATAAAATGATTCAGTCATATAACATTGCAAAAATGGGCTACAACAATAGTTGCATTCAACAACTCACAGATTACATAAAGACAAGATTAACACAGCATGAAGATGGGCCAAAAGTGAAATATGTGTTCAAGAGTGAATTCTTCATGGATCTTGTACTTTACATATTccataaaacaaaaaagacattcACAGAtcaatacaaaatgttcagggaaGCCAATGATCCTGTTCTCTATTTTGAGAGGAAGAGTGTAGAGTACTACAGCATTTTCCAGAAATACTGTCAAGGAGCATCATCAACTGCTATTTTTGGTGAATTTGTTTGTAAAAAACTCAAAGATCCCATTCAGCAGAATGTCTACAAAAAAACTGCCAAAGATTTAGCAGATGAAATGAGGACAAACTGTGAATCACTGAATGGGAACCGATCAAATCTGGAGAAACACATCCTGAGGAAACTGGCAGAAAAACAAGACTTCAACGCATACATGACCTACATTAAAAATCCCAAAGAACACTTCAAGAATTTCATCAGAGATGCAGTCAGTCAGTACATCACCGAAAGATTTAAAGATAGTGTTCGACCCAAGATGGAAAACAGCATTAAACTCCTGGAGCAGATGATCACAGAAGCAGCACATGAATCCAGCAAACATGTTAAAGAGATCAATGGAAATACTGAATCATGGTTGCTTCATTTCACTCAACAGCTCTCTGATGTGCTGGTATTCTCTAAAAGTGATCTCACTGGAGTGAATCAAGATGATGTTGAAGTACGATTCCTAGAAGATTTGATAAGGAGAGAACTTCCTTCTACAATTTCTGACATAATCAGTAAATTCAGCACAGAAACGTTTCCAGTAAAGCTGGAGCACAAAGACAGACCAGATGAGATTCTTATTGATTACCTCTGTGATTGCTGTTGGGTTCAGTGTCCTTTCTGTGCAGCCATCTGCACCAACACAATAGAAAACCATCCTGGAGATCACAGTGTGCCTTTCCATCGTAATGATGGGATGAATGGGTGGAGCTACAGAGGAACAACAAACCTATCTATCGACATCTGCACATCAGCAGTAGCCAGTGATCGATCTTTTTATCCAAATAGCTCAGATGAAACAGTCCTGTTGAAGGAATACAGAAAAGGAGGTCCTAAATATGCTTCATGGAGCATCACCCCAGATCTCTCTGAGCTGCCGTACTGGAAGTGGTTTGTGTGCAGATTCCAAACAGACCTGGAAAAGTACTATGGAAAAACCTATGAGGGGCGAGGCAAGATCCCAGATGAATGGAGAAAATACTCTCAAGAGGAAGCTATTGAGAgtctgaataaatacatttaa
- the LOC132118695 gene encoding golgin subfamily A member 6-like protein 22, with the protein MIEPSLPDSREVSDEVRIVLLKRESVKWDVKICQQRYRRKEEPREIKEQYKTEQKNWETKIQEQRLRREKDLREMEVQYKTEQVNWETKIQEQRLRREKDLREMEVQYKIEQVNWETKIQEQRLRREKKLREIEVQYKTEQVNWETKIQEQRLRREKDLREIEVQYKTEQENWETKIQEQRLRREEELKEIKEKYKTEQESWEIKIQEQRLRREEELPEIEEKYKIIIKTEEENWETKIEVQRMRREKELGEIEEKYKIIIKKEQETWETKIHEQRLRREEELREFEEQYKTEQVNWETKIQVQRLRREKDLREMEVQYKTEQVNWETKIQEQRLRREEDLQEIEAKYKTEQENWETKIQEQRLRREEELQEIEEKYKTEQVKWETKIQEQRLRREEELRAIEEKYKTEQVNWETKIQEQRLRREEELREIEEKYKTEQEIWETKIQEQRLRREEDLREIEEKYKTIMKTEEEDWETKIQKQRLRREEELQEIEEKYKTEQEIWETKIQEQRLRREEDLREIEEKYKTIMKTEEEDWETKIQEQRLRREKDLQEIEEKYTIIMKTEEENWETKIQKQRLRREKQLQEIEEKYKTEQENWEKKIQKQRLRREEELQEIEEKYKTIMKTEEENWETKIQKQRLRREKDLQEIEEKYKTEQEIWETKIQEQRLRREEDLREIEEKYKTEQVKWETKIQEQRLRREEELREIEEKYKTEQEIWETKIQEQRLRREKDLREIEEKYKTEQVNWETKIQEQRLRREKDLQEIEEKYTIIMKTEEENWETKIQEQRLRREEELQEIEEKYKTEEENLEKKIQKQRLRREKQLQEIEEKYKTEQENWEKKIQKQRLRREEELQEIEEKYKTIMKTEEEHWETKIQKQRLRREKDLQEIEEKYKTEQEIWETKIQEQRLRREEELREIEEKYKTEQEIWETKIQEQRLRREEDLREIEEKYKTILKTEQVNWETKIQEQRLRREKDLQEIEEKYKTEQEIWETKIQEQRLRREEDLREIEEKYKTILKTEEEDWETKIQMQRLRREEDLREIEEKYKTEEENWEKKIQKQRLRREKQLQEIEEKYKTEQENWEKKIQKQRLRREEELQEIEEKYKTIMKTEEEHWETKIQKYKNKD; encoded by the exons ATGATTGAACCTTCTCTGCCCG ATTCAAGAGAGGTCTCAGATGAAGTGAGGATTGTCCTGCTGAAAAGAGAATCGGTGAAATGGGACGTGAAAATATGTCAGCAAAGATATAGAAGAAAAGAAGAACCTCGAGAGATTAAAGAGCaatacaaaacagaacaaaagaacTGGGAGACAAAGATACAAGAGCAAAGACTGAGAAGAGAAAAAGATCTAAGAGAGATGGAAGTACAATACAAAACAGAACAAGTGAACTGGGAGACAAAGATACAAGAGCAAAGATTGAGAAGAGAAAAAGATCTTCGAGAGATGGAAGTACAATACAAAATAGAACAAGTGAACTGGGAGACAAAGATACAAGAGCAAAGactgagaagagaaaaaaaacttagAGAGATTGAAGTACAATACAAAACAGAACAAGTGAACTGGGAGACAAAGATACAAGAGCAAAGACTGAGAAGAGAAAAAGATCTTAGAGAGATTGAAGTACAATACAAAACAGAACAAGAGAATTGGGAGACAAAGATACAGGAGCAAAGactgagaagagaagaagaacttAAAGAGatcaaagaaaaatacaaaacagaacaAGAGAGCTGGGAGATAAAGATACAAGAGCAAAGactgagaagagaagaagaacttCCAGAGAttgaagaaaaatacaaaataataataaaaacagaagaagagAACTGGGAGACAAAGATAGAAGTGCAAAGAATGAGAAGAGAAAAAGAACTTGGGGAGAttgaagaaaaatacaaaataataataaaaaaagaacaagagaCCTGGGAGACAAAGATACACGAGCAAAGactgagaagagaagaagaacttCGAGAGTTTGAAGAACAATACAAAACAGAACAAGTGAACTGGGAGACAAAGATACAAGTGCAAAGACTGAGAAGAGAAAAAGATCTAAGAGAGATGGAAGTACAATACAAAACAGAACAAGTGAACTGGGAGACGAAGATACAAGAGCAAAGACTGAGAAGAGAAGAAGACCTTCAAGAGATCGAAGCAAAATACAAAACAGAACAAGAGAACTGGGAGACAAAGATACAAGAGCAAAGactgagaagagaagaagaacttCAAGAGATcgaagaaaaatacaaaacagaacaAGTGAAATGGGAGACAAAGATACAAGAGCAAAGactgagaagagaagaagaacttCGAGCGATcgaagaaaaatacaaaacagaacaAGTGAACTGGGAGACAAAGATACAAGAGCAAAGactgagaagagaagaagaacttCGAGAGAttgaagaaaaatacaaaacagaacaAGAGATCTGGGAGACAAAGATACAAGAACAAAGACTGAGAAGAGAAGAAGACCTTCGAGAGAttgaagaaaaatacaaaacaattatgAAAACAGAAGAAGAGGACTGGGAGACAAAGATACAAAAGCAAAGactgagaagagaagaagaacttCAAGAGATcgaagaaaaatacaaaacagaacaAGAAATCTGGGAGACAAAAATACAAGAACAAAGACTGAGAAGAGAAGAAGACCTTCGAGAGAttgaagaaaaatacaaaacaattatgAAAACAGAAGAAGAGGACTGGGAGACAAAGATACAAGAGCAAAGACTGAGAAGAGAAAAAGATCTTCAAGAGATCGAagaaaaatatacaataataatgaaaacagaaGAAGAGAACTGGGAGACAAAGATACAAAAGCAAAGACTGAGAAGAGAAAAACAACTTCAAGAGATcgaagaaaaatacaaaacagaacaAGAGAACTGGGAGAAAAAGATACAAAAGCAAAGactgagaagagaagaagaacttCAAGAGATCGaggaaaaatacaaaacaataatgAAAACAGAAGAAGAGAACTGGGAGACAAAGATACAAAAGCAAAGACTGAGAAGAGAAAAAGATCTTCAAGAGATcgaagaaaaatacaaaacagaacaAGAGATCTGGGAGACAAAGATACAAGAACAAAGACTGAGAAGAGAAGAAGACCTTCGAGAGAttgaagaaaaatacaaaacagaacaAGTGAAATGGGAGACAAAGATACAAGAGCAAAGactgagaagagaagaagaacttCGAGAGAttgaagaaaaatacaaaacagaacaAGAGATCTGGGAGACAAAGATACAAGAGCAAAGACTGAGAAGAGAAAAAGATCTTCGAGAGAttgaagaaaaatacaaaacagaacaAGTGAACTGGGAGACAAAGATACAAGAACAAAGACTGAGAAGAGAAAAAGATCTTCAAGAGATCGAagaaaaatatacaataataatgaaaacagaaGAAGAGAACTGGGAGACAAAGATACAAGAGCAAAGactgagaagagaagaagaacttCAAGAGAttgaagaaaaatacaaaacagagGAAGAGAACTTGGAGAAAAAGATACAAAAGCAAAGACTGAGAAGAGAAAAACAACTTCAAGAGATcgaagaaaaatacaaaacagaacaAGAGAACTGGGAGAAAAAGATACAAAAGCAAAGactgagaagagaagaagaacttCAAGAGATCGaggaaaaatacaaaacaataatgAAAACAGAAGAAGAGCACTGGGAGACAAAGATACAAAAGCAAAGACTGAGAAGAGAAAAAGATCTTCAAGAGATcgaagaaaaatacaaaacagaacaAGAGATCTGGGAGACAAAGATACAAGAACAAAGactgagaagagaagaagaacttCGAGAGAttgaagaaaaatacaaaacagaacaAGAAATCTGGGAGACAAAAATACAAGAACAAAGACTGAGAAGAGAAGAAGACCTTCGAGAGAttgaagaaaaatacaaaacaattttgaaaacagaaCAAGTGAACTGGGAGACAAAGATACAAGAGCAAAGACTGAGAAGAGAAAAAGATCTTCAAGAGATcgaagaaaaatacaaaacagaacaAGAGATCTGGGAGACAAAGATACAAGAACAAAGACTGAGAAGAGAAGAAGACCTTCGAGAGAttgaagaaaaatacaaaacaattttgaaaacagaaGAAGAGGACTGGGAGACAAAGATACAAATGCAAAGACTGAGAAGAGAAGAAGACCTTCGAGAGAttgaagaaaaatacaaaacagagGAAGAGAACTGGGAGAAAAAGATACAAAAGCAAAGACTGAGAAGAGAAAAACAACTTCAAGAGATcgaagaaaaatacaaaacagaacaAGAGAACTGGGAGAAAAAGATACAAAAGCAAAGactgagaagagaagaagaacttCAAGAGATCGaggaaaaatacaaaacaataatgAAAACAGAAGAAGAGCACTGGGAGACAAAGATACAAAA ATACAAGAACAAAGACTGA